The following are encoded in a window of Anser cygnoides isolate HZ-2024a breed goose chromosome 33, Taihu_goose_T2T_genome, whole genome shotgun sequence genomic DNA:
- the LOC125180253 gene encoding feather beta keratin-like — protein MSCYDLCRPCGPTPLANSCNEPCVRQCQDSRVVIEPSPVVVTLPGPILSSFPQNTAVGSTTSAAVGSILSAEGVPISSGGFGLSGFGGRYYGRRCLPC, from the coding sequence ATGTCCTGCTACGATCTGTGCCGTCCCTGTGGCCCAACCCCGCTTGCcaacagctgcaacgagccctgtgtcCGGCAGTGCCAGGACTCCCGTGTGGTGATTGAACCATCTCCtgtggtggtgaccctgcccggccccatcctcagctccttcccccagaacaccgcaGTGGGATCCACCACCTCAGCTGCCGTTGGCAGCATCCTGAGTGCTGagggagtgcccatctcctctggGGGCTTTGGCCTCTCTGGCTTTGGTGGCCGCTACTATGGCAGAAGGTGTCTGCCCTGCTAA